ACGACGACTTGTGGGTTGTCTACAACGGTCAAGTCTACAACATCTCCCCATACATAGATGAACACCCTGgtggtgaagaagttgtccTTGATGTCGCTGGTACTGATGCCACCGAAGCCTTCAACGACATCGGTCACTCTGACGATGCCCACGAAATCTTGGCTGGCTTGTTGGTTGGTAAGATCGAAGGCGGTGTCACCAAGGAAGTCAAGTCCATTATCAACACCGAACAAGAAGGTGGTTTTGGGTTCCCAGTCATCGCTGTCgctgttttcttgattgcaTTCGCTGCCTACTACTTCTTGCAAAACAACTAACCTCCAAATTCTAACCTTTGGACAGGTTCAGGCTGGTAAAGCTATAAATTGCCATTCATTTAAAGCTCCACCGTTTGTTATCTAGTTTATAGTTCTGCTCTGGAATTCCAGAAATAAACGTTTCACTATAGAGCCTTTTGTTTGTGAGTTGCGCCTTGGTATTGCTACAGTATACTATGATCATATTTATCTAACTCCATCTCTTTTTAGTGTCTACAACTTCTAATAACTCCTTGTTGTCTGATCTGTCCAGATGTTTGTTGTCGAATTGTCTTTCGATCTTTTGTGTACTGTCGCAACAGCCGATGCGTCTGGCAAGATTCCTCCATCTTGAGATAAGCGCTTTTTTGCTTCTCTAGTAGCCCTTTCCGCACAAAATAATGCAATCTGAAGAGTACGGAATCTTCAGAAACGGCTTAACGGTCGGAACCTTCATTCTAGTTCGTTATTAGGACAACTATTCATAGTACTGACTGTTTCTAGTAGCATTTTAGTCCCTAGCACGAACCTCCTGGTGTATACTCTTTCTTGAGCAATTCCAGCGGTCGTGTAAGCGAAAAAGACGACGATCTTATTGGCTCCAGCATAATGTCATATGAAATTTGCGttttgg
This Scheffersomyces stipitis CBS 6054 chromosome 3, complete sequence DNA region includes the following protein-coding sequences:
- the CYB5 gene encoding cytochrome b5 → MATETLKTYTYEEVSKHKSHDDLWVVYNGQVYNISPYIDEHPGGEEVVLDVAGTDATEAFNDIGHSDDAHEILAGLLVGKIEGGVTKEVKSIINTEQEGGFGFPVIAVAVFLIAFAAYYFLQNN